The Pseudomonas sp. SCA2728.1_7 DNA segment CGAGGCCGGCAGGTGCGGCTGGATCGCCGTCAGAACTGCCTTGAAGCATTTGGTGTTGCCGGCAACGATGTGGCCTTTTTCAAGGAAGTCGTGACCGCCGGTAAAGTCGCTCACCAAGCCGCCAGCTTCTTGAATCAGCAGGGCGCCTGCAGCCATGTCCCACTCGGACAGACCCGATTCCCAGAACGCGTCGAAACGACCGGCAGCCACATAAGCCAGGTCCAGGCTTGCCGAACCGGCGCGGCGGATGCCGGCAGTCTGGCCAACCAGAGCGCGGAACATGCCCAGGTAGTTGTCGAGGTTGTCCATCTGGTCATCGCGGAACGGGAAGCCGGTACCCAGCAGGGCGCCGTCGAGGCTGGTGCGACCGCTGACGCGCAGACGACGACCGTTCAGTTGGGCGCCGCGACCACGGCTGGCGGTGAATTCTTCCTGACGAACCGGGTCCAGAACCACTGCGTGTTCCAGGCGGCCACGGTATTTGCAGGCGATGCTGACAGCGAAGTGCGGAATGCCGCGCAGGAAGTTGGTGGTGCCGTCCAGTGGATCGATGATCCACAGGTACTCTTCGCCTTCGATGCCGGTACCGGCGTGCAGGCCAGTCTCTTCACCGCGGATGGAGTGGTTAGGGTAAGCCTTGCGCAGTGCGTCGATGATTTTCTGTTCAGCGGCGCGATCGACCTCGGATACATAATCCTTGGCGTCTTTTTCGTCGACCTTGATGGTATCCAGGCGCTCGATGGAGCGGAAGATCAGTTCACTGGCGCTGCGGGCGGCGCGCAGCGCGATATTCAGCATGGGCTGCATGGATGTGTCACCTAAGGTTGTTAAAGAAAGCCGCGCATTCTATCAGAACTTTTCTTCAGGTGAAGGACGCTGTTCGCTTTCATAGCTTAACGGTAGGCTGTTCTGTAAGATTTGCACCCCTTTCCTGTGTCCGAGAGCGCCTCCCTTGCTGCAGAACATTCGTGTCGTCCTGGTCAATACCAGCCACCCCGGCAATATCGGCGGGGCCGCGCGCGCCATGAAAAACATGGGTCTGTCGCGATTGGTGCTGGTCGAACCGCGCCTGTTTCCGCACCACGAGGCCGATGCACGCGCCTCCGGTGCCGGTGACATCCTGGAAAACGCGCAAGTCGTCGCCACCCTGGAAGATGCCTTGGTCGGCTGCAATCTGGTGCTTGGCACCAGCGCCCGTGACCGTCGTATCCCCTGGCCGCTGCTGGATCCG contains these protein-coding regions:
- the suhB gene encoding inositol-phosphate phosphatase; this translates as MQPMLNIALRAARSASELIFRSIERLDTIKVDEKDAKDYVSEVDRAAEQKIIDALRKAYPNHSIRGEETGLHAGTGIEGEEYLWIIDPLDGTTNFLRGIPHFAVSIACKYRGRLEHAVVLDPVRQEEFTASRGRGAQLNGRRLRVSGRTSLDGALLGTGFPFRDDQMDNLDNYLGMFRALVGQTAGIRRAGSASLDLAYVAAGRFDAFWESGLSEWDMAAGALLIQEAGGLVSDFTGGHDFLEKGHIVAGNTKCFKAVLTAIQPHLPASLKR